In Scomber scombrus chromosome 17, fScoSco1.1, whole genome shotgun sequence, the following proteins share a genomic window:
- the rpf2 gene encoding ribosome production factor 2 homolog, whose protein sequence is MTQLDGVTKPKTKRAKRFLESRAPKLSEDGKTAMIMKGGNANQTVTQALKDIYSLKKPNAVLYKKKNITRPFEDSTSLEFFSKKTDCSLFLFGSHNKKRPNNLIFGRLFDFHVLDMIELGIEKYVSLSDIKASKCPEGTKPMLVFAGEAFDMENEHKRLKSLLIDFFRGPTVSAVRLAGLEHVLHFTALDGKIFMRSYRCLLKKSGCRTPRIEMEEIGPSFDFVLRRTHLASDDLYKLSHRQPKALKPKKKKNISHDVFGTKFGRVHMQKQDLAKLQTRKMKGLRKRKGVVVAEEKDGQEPKVAKVES, encoded by the exons atgacgCAGTTAGACGGTGTAAC AAAACCTAAGACAAAGCGCGCCAAGCGCTTCTTGGAGAGCAGAGCACCCAAGCTGAGTGAAGATGGAAAGACTGCTATGATAATGAAAGGAGGGAACGCCAATCAGACCGTCACCCAGGCCCTGAAGGACATA TATTCCCTGAAAAAACCCAATGCAGTGCTGTACAAGAA GAAGAACATCACTCGTCCATTTGAGGATTCGACATCATTG GAATTTTTCTCTAAGAAGACAGACTGCTCACTGTTTCTGTTCGGCTCCCACAACAAGAAACGACCCAACAACCTCATATTTG GCCGTTTGTTTGACTTTCACGTGCTCGATATGATTGAACTCGGAATCGAGAAGTACGTCTCCCTGAGTGACATAAAG GCCAGTAAATGTCCCGAAGGAACCAAACCGATGCTGGTCTTTGCAGGCGAGGCTTTCGATATGGAGAACGAGCACAAACGCCTGAAGAGTCTGCTCATAG ACTTCTTCAGGGGTCCCACCGTGTCTGCAGTACGTCTGGCAGGGTTGGAACATGTTCTGCACTTCACTGCCCTGGATGGGAAAATATTCATGCGCAGCTACAG GTGTCTGTTGAAGAAGTCTGGCTGCAGGACACCGCGGATCGAGATGGAGGAGATTGGACCATCATTTGATTTTGTCTTGAGAAGAACACATCTGGCTTCAGATGACTTGTATAAATTATCTCACAGACAGCCTAAAGCTCTGAAG cccaagaagaagaagaacatctCCCACGATGTCTTTGGCACCAAGTTTGGCCGCGTGCACATGCAGAAGCAGGACCTGGCCAAACTTCAAACACGCAAGATGAAGGGCCtgaggaagagaaagggagtGGTTGTTGCTGAAGAGAAGGATGGACAGGAACCCAAAGTGGCCAAAGTAGAGAGCTGA
- the amd1 gene encoding S-adenosylmethionine decarboxylase proenzyme, with protein MRPKEPGDLRTIPRFEWDKLLENVHCLIISVTKTDKQEAYILSESSMFVSKRRFILKTCGTTLLLQALVPLLELAREYCGFDAIENFFYSRKNFMKPTHQEFPHRNFQEEVDFLSQIFPNGAAYCMGRLNSDCWYLFTLDIPEFWENKHADQTLEVLMSDLEPAIMDQFYMKDGVSASDVTRMSGIRDLIPGSVIDATMFNPCGYSMNGMKTDGTYWTIHITPEPEFSYVSFETNLSQTSYDDLVRKVVDVFKPGKFVTTLFVNQSSKCRSVFSSAQKLEGYKRLDRQLAQFNDYNFVFTSYAKNRQQNQQS; from the exons gTTTGAGTGGGACAAACTTCTGGAGAATGTGCATTGTTTGATCATAAGTGTGACAAAGACTGACAAGCAGGAAGCTTATATACTCAG TGAGAGTAGCATGTTTGTCTCCAAGAGACGTTTCATTTTGAAGACATGCGGAACCACCCTCTTACTGCAAGCACTGGTGCCTCTGCTGGAACTCGCCAGGGAGTACTGTGGATTTGATGCCATCGAG aatTTCTTCTACTCCCGCAAGAACTTCATGAAGCCAACCCATCAAGAGTTCCCTCATCGAAACTTCCAGGAGGAAGTGGACTTTCTCAGCCAGATATTCCCAA ATGGTGCAGCCTACTGTATGGGACGTTTGAACTCTGACTGCTG gTACCTGTTTACCCTGGACATACCAGAGTTTTGGGAGAACAAGCACGCAGATCAGACGCTGGAAGTTCTGATGAGTGACCTCGAGCCAGCCATTATGGACCAGTTCTATATGAAAGATGGTGTTTCTGCAAGTGATGTCACTCGT aTGAGTGGAATTCGTGACCTGATACCAGGTTCTGTGATCGACGCCACAATGTTCAACCCTTGTGGATACTCAATGAATGGAATGAAGACTGAC GGAACTTACTGGACTATCCACATCACCCCAGAGCCAGAGTTCTCCTACGTCAGCTTTGAAACCAACCTCTCCCAGACGTCGTATGACGATCTGGTCAGAAAGGTGGTGGATGTGTTCAAGCCAGGAAAATTTGTGACTACGCTGTTTGTCAATCAG AGCTCCAAATGTCGCAGTGTCTTTTCTTCTGCCCAGAAACTCGAGGGCTACAAGCGCCTCGACCGCCAGTTGGCTCAATTCAACGATTACAATTTTGTCTTCACAAGCTACGCCAAGAACCGCCAGCAGAACCAGCAGAGCTGA